AGAGAATTACACCGAAAAATATTCCATAATTATCGAAAAGGTTCGGGGAGAAAACCAAAAATGTTACAGTGAAAATAGGAAACGTTTCGAAAAATTGAGAAAGTCCCTGAGTGCCTAGAAGGCTCTAAAAGGTATTAGAACATTTGGAACGTCCAAGAAGGCTGCCTACTTGGCTAAGTGGGGTAGCAACTTGGGATACAAGGGGTCCattagtggggcgcccccctcatTTGCTTGATGGGCAAGGCATTAGGTGCACATGAAAAGGAAGGGAGGGATCCTCCAGATTCCTTCCCGATTGTGGTGCACTTGGGAAAGGAAGGGGGGTCCTTCACCCTTGGTGCGACCAACCCTGGGGTTGCCTCCTCCCCAAGCCGCACCCCTCTCAACCCTCTATAAAAGAGGGGGAGGGCAACCCCCCAATACACATGTGTTTGTTGCATGtgccctccctccctctcccccctctctctctctctgaaaaATAAGGCTGCACAACCATGCATCTAGTGCTCTGGTCTGGTAGGTTTTCATTCTGGAAGGCAAAACCCTACTGGATTTGTGATCTCGTATGCGTGGATACCGATACGGGATCATCTATTTGATTCTAGATTGGGAGGAGAAAAATTCTCGCACTTGGGAGGTTTAATCCTAACTGCGGGAATCACTAGCAACTTCTTCACCAACCTCTAACCTCCGCTGCGCATGGTGGTAAAAATGAGATCAAACCTATTTGCATCTTTATAGTGATCCCGGGTTTATTTGTAGtactttttttttgttttctattatGTTTTCCATAACACCTACCAACAAATCAAAACCGGTAGAAAATTCCAGGAAATAAATGTGTGTGGAGACTACCTCGCTGACGCCGGCCACTCTACCTATCTCCCCGGTCGGTCTACCCACCTCGCCGACCAGTCTGCACGTCTCGCCGGTCAACCTCTCTGCTTGTATTGCCGGCCAATCCGTTTGTCCCACCGGTAAGCCACTCTGCCCGCCTCGCCAGCCGCTCCGTCTGTCCCGCTACTCGGCCCCTTCCCTTTATCTCCATCTCTCTCCTTCAAAGCTCGCCGACTAGGGATGAAGACGAAATAAAGCACACATTATCCACCCGGGTCCGTTATGTGATAAGATAGTAAAACCTACAACCTGGAAAAAATTGCGGACAGAAAGCCTGAAATAGAAAAATATATATGTGCTCGGATGCGCGCATTGAGAGTGCGTCTCGGATGTGTGTCAAGAATTTTGTGCTGGCGCAAGCGGCAGCGAGGCCCGGGGACACCGGCAAGGCCTTGGCTAGGAATGAGTTGTAGCCGACGAAAACGATATGATGGTTCGGGGTGGTGGGGGTTGCAGGGCTTGTCGGGAAATTCTGGTGCTTCGCCGGTTTAGAGGGATGGCCGCGGCGGTGCCAACACGGCGGTGGGTGGCGGTGAGGGGAAGGCGGGGCTATGAGGCTGGCACGGGAGTGCTGCCTGAGGTGGCtagcggttcggccggtggtccGTGGGACGGCTTGGGTAAAACAATGAACATAGAAGGCATATGGGCACTGGTTTTGCATCCTACGGCCGTAAACAAATTGATTGACCGTCTGACCCCAAAATAGTTTTCAGTGGATTGACCTCTGGCCTATCCCAAGCGGATTAGGTTTTTTTTAGATGAAACACTGAGATTTCCATAGATCAAACGGGCTGAGCAGAAACGCTGGCTACCCTGCCAGTACACGTTTTTGGTAACAAACTGAAAAAGACGTAATCACGCTAGGGGCAGCGGCAGGAACTGGGTGGCTAGCGCATATGGCGCGGCCGTCTGGCTCTTCGCCGGGGGTGCTGAGCCGAAACTAATCAACCTGGTCACCGGAATCGCCACGCCCCTGCCTCCCTTCCCCgagagtaaatagcataaaactaccacttttcgtCCTATGATTCCAAAAAACCACCACTTTTTTGTTTGTGACTAATACCTACCATTTTTCTGGTCGGCTGTCTCAAAAAACCCAAATCGCCCGTTGCTAGCGTTTTAAACCGTTTTCTGACGGTCCGGGCCCGCCTGTCAGGCCACGTCAGCGCCGCGCGTGACGGCGAGGCCGTTAACGGCCGTTATTCGGACCGACCGGTGCGGTCGGACCGCACCCGCTCGCTCGCTGCCGTGCGCTCATTAAGTGGTCTCCCTCCCTCTCACTCTGCTCCCCTGCCCGCACTCATTCCTCTGCTCTCACTCTCACTCTCTCGCTCCTCTCCTCTCTGCTCTTCGACGCCGGCGGCGACTTGCGCTGTGGAAGCTCCACCGCCGCCATGCCTTCCTGGAATGACGGGGATACGAGCTCAGAGGATGAGTGCGACATCACAAGCATGGATATGGCTCTTTGGGTAAGTTTTTCGATCTGctgagctagggttagggttcatCTAGGAGCTAGATTAGGTTAGTGTTCATCTTGGTGAGCTAGGGTAAGCTTTGTTTACTGTTATTTAGTAGGCAGGGTTATGGTTGCTGTTTGAGCTATGTTTATGTATGCTTGAAAACTAGGGTTTGGGTTAGGGTTCTTGCTGGATTGGGGAATTAATTTGTGATCTATGTCTGGTTTTGTGAGCTAAGGTGATTTTGTTGATGTGTTCATGCAGGAGACCCCTGACACCACCGTGGAGCCTCTTTTCTGTGGCCAGCTGGAGCTTTCTGAACCCACCTGCATGATGCACCACATGAGGCCAATTAAGTGTGTGGCATTTGAAGGAACCTTAACTGGAAGGCGTTTCTATGGTTGTCCAGTGCAGCAGGTATAGTACCTTAATTGGAATCATTTTCTTCTGAACCCACACATGTATTTACAAGGATGACAAGTTGCTGTTCTGAACCCACACAGTATTATGTTGACAAGTTGCTCTTCTGAACCTACACTGTATTATTTAGGATGAACTGCAATATGCCTTGTATTAAGGTATTGAGGGATATGGTTACTATCAAAAATGCTTATGTATAGGAAGCATATATCTGTGAATGTACTTGTACAAGCAGGTTGGGTTTCAGTTATAGTTTGAGTTATATTAAACAACATATTTAGTTTACTTAAGCCTCACCATTAGTTTCTTAGTCTGATATGATTTGTTGTTATGAATTTGAGTGCACTTAGTGATGTATATTTCAATTTCCAAATGCAGAGTGAAGGTGTTAACTGTGGTGTTACTGAGTGGGTTGACAAGCCCTCGCATCCAATTCTTCAGAATTGCTTGTCCAGGCTGTGGGACATGTACCATGAACAGAATTGTGGCAGGGTAGTTGAAAAGCAGAAGTATGAGAAGCATTTGGCCAAGCTTAAGACTGAAAATGACAAGTTGTGCATTGAGTACACAAAGCTTGTCCAAGATGTATCCAAGATGTTTCATTGGCAGGATGGTAGGGTAGGCCACATGGATAACCAGAAGGCAGTTGAGGAGGAACAATtttgagaagaagaagaaagaggtagAAGAGAGTGCTAGGTTGGAGGTTCAGATGGAGAAGCTCAAACTTGCCAAGGAACAAAGGTGCATTTTACAGAGTCAAGCTGACATTATCAAGAATACCAGGAAGGCAAAGAAGGAGGTTGAACAGGAGAGAGATTTTCTTAAGATAGAGAAGGCCAAGCTTGAGCATGTGGTGAATGAGCTGCTGAGTGATGGGCATGCAAGCAAGGAGAAACTTGAGAAAATCAAGGCCATCCTTAATTCATGAAGTGTGTTCTGCAGATGGTGAAGTACATCCAAGGCCTTTATAAGTATGTGGCCTAACAATctgtgtaggagatatgccctagaggcaataataaatgttattgattatctccctgttcataattatgtttatgttccatgctataactgctgtggttcccgagcccgtatatccataaaggctctggggagaacccatatgcacgtgtgtaataataaacggtaaaatgtattcctagtcgtgcctctaagactagctcaagtgttgcatgatgattatgttttcccaattatgggcat
The sequence above is a segment of the Aegilops tauschii subsp. strangulata cultivar AL8/78 chromosome 6, Aet v6.0, whole genome shotgun sequence genome. Coding sequences within it:
- the LOC141025772 gene encoding uncharacterized protein; the encoded protein is MPSWNDGDTSSEDECDITSMDMALWETPDTTVEPLFCGQLELSEPTCMMHHMRPIKCVAFEGTLTGRRFYGCPVQQSEGVNCGVTEWVDKPSHPILQNCLSRLWDMYHEQNCGRVVEKQKYEKHLAKLKTENDKLCIEYTKLVQDVSKMFHWQDGRVGHMDNQKAVEEEQF